A stretch of the Lactuca sativa cultivar Salinas chromosome 9, Lsat_Salinas_v11, whole genome shotgun sequence genome encodes the following:
- the LOC111920416 gene encoding uncharacterized protein LOC111920416, which produces MALSTKSTLLISFLLLIYICSVGGSSAGGADPVYSHHKNGFRIHARKLSLLDAVLDYDDAGANPRHDPRRGRGGGGGRNP; this is translated from the exons ATGGCTCTTTCTACCAAATCTACTCTTCTGATTTCATTTCTATTGCTTATTTACATATGCTCAG TGGGTGGCAGCAGTGCTGGTGGCGCAGACCCAGTCTATTCTCACCACAAG AATGGCTTCAGGATACACGCAAGGAAGCTTTCATTACTTGATGCGGTGTTAGACTATGATGATGCAGGAGCCAATCCCAGGCATGATCCACGGAGGGGGAGGGGCGGTGGTGGTGGAAGGAATCCATGA